In the Nicotiana tabacum cultivar K326 chromosome 16, ASM71507v2, whole genome shotgun sequence genome, one interval contains:
- the LOC142170492 gene encoding uncharacterized protein LOC142170492, with amino-acid sequence MSKPVLNDRLARWYLQFQQFEIVYIPQKAVKGQALADFLADHPIPDDWKLTDKLHDEDAMVIEVQPPWKMYFDGATHREGDGAGVVFVTSQGEILPYSFTVTQHCTNNVVEYQALILGLEMAVDMRQLQLHIFGDSELVINQLLVPPDENEDEESKLECLVAVTEDVKIDWRQTMIDYLCYGILPEDPRRKTGIRRRAPRFLYYKDTLYRRSFEGVLLRCLGEDETIQAMQEAHSGVCGSHQSGTKFHFHIKRMGYYWPTMVNDCLDYARRCKAC; translated from the exons ATGTCAAAACCCGTCCTCAATGATCGATTAGCAAGGTGGtatctccaatttcaacaatttgaGATTGTGTATATCCCACAAAAAGCTGTGAAAGGACAAGCTTTGGCAGATTTCTTGGCAGATCATCCAATTCCTGATGATTGGAAGTTGACTGATAAACTACATGATGAGGATGCGATGGTCATCGAAGTTCAACCAccatggaaaatgtattttgatggtgCCACACATCGTGAGGGAGATGGTGCAGGTGTTGTGTTTGTCACTTCTCAAGGGGAAATCTTGCCATATTCCTTCACCGTAACACAACATTGCACCAACAACGTTGTGGAATATCAAGCACTCATACTTGGGCTTGAGATGGCCGTTGATATGAGACAACTCCAATTACATATTTTTGGAGACTCTGAGTTAGTGATCAATCAATTGCTAG TGCCGCCAGatgagaacgaggatgaagaaagcAAGCTCGAGTGTTTGGTAGCCGTCACTGAAGATGTGAAGATTGATTGGCGACAAACCATGATCGACTACTTATgttatgggatacttccagaagaTCCAAGAAGAAAGACCGGAATTCGTCGGCGTGcccctcgcttcctttactacaaagacaCTTTGTATCGAAGATCATTTGAGGGAGTTCTCTTGCGCTGTTTAGGGGAAGATGAAACAATTCAAGCTATGCAAGAGGCACACTCTGGAGTTTGTGGATCACATCAATCCGGGACGAAGTTCCACTTCCACATTAAGAGGATGGGTTACTACTGGCCGACAATGGTGAACGATTGCTTAGATtatgctcgaagatgcaaggcttgctAG